The Helianthus annuus cultivar XRQ/B chromosome 15, HanXRQr2.0-SUNRISE, whole genome shotgun sequence genomic sequence CTCTTTATTTTTCTCTACAGATTCTACTTATTTTGATATCCGTCGATTAAAGGTACTTATTGTCACCCATTTTACATCTTTATCTAGAGTAAACTGGACATTCCATCGCAGACCTGTTGCCCCGGCCGGAAAATCCCATCGCAGACCTGTTGCCCCGACCGGAAAATCCCCCCGCTGATTCGCTGGCGACCAGCGCTGCTGCTTACTCCTCTCGGTCAAACAAGGTATGCACAGATTAGGGCAAAATTGTTTCAGTTCTTTATTTTTAGGTTTTGTTGATATCAATCTTTGATCCCCTTTTAGATTCACGCCTTTATTTGGAAAATTGAGTTTAGGTTTTTTTGCTGATTTTTGTTTAATTCTTGAAACCCTAAAATCGCCCGCCTGAACGACAGTAATCATGTCGCACTTTGGAAGAGCAGGCCCACCGGACATCACAGACACCTATTCGCTACTCGTTCTCAACATCACCTTCCGTATGTTCACAATTTCCTTTGTAAAATAAAATCTCCAATTTGTGTAACCGATTTCGTCTTTTACAGGTCAACTGCTGATGATTTGTTTCCCCTTTTTTATAAGTACGGAAAGGTTGTTGATGTATTCATCCCCAGAGATCGCAGGTATTGTTTTTCCCGATTTCATTTAATTTCATTTGTTGAATTGTTATATCTGCGTCGATGTTGTGTTTCTTGTAAGTTTATCTCCTATACATGAgacctttatatatatatatatatatgtgtgtgtgtgtgtgtgtattttctCTTAGCGAGGAAGTTTGTCTTAGAGAGCAAAAATAAGAATTTTAAACGGTAACCTGTGTTACATCTTATGCTAATTTGCTTTTGAAATGAAAGAATTAATGTTTTCTAAGGGCTCGTTTTTGTTTTTCGATATAACTGGTGTTTTCAGTTCTATTAGAATGGAAGTGATACCGTGTATGTTATACTTTTTGTGCTTGAAGGACTGGAGATTCTCGGGGGTTTGCTTTTGTTAGGTATAAGTATGCAGATGAGACTCAGAAGGCAGTGGACAAGCTTGACGGTGAGTActgtatttttttaataatttttacaaTTTGCATTGTGATTCAAAGCCGTTTATGTTTATGTgttactaggttatcacccgggattgcttcccgggctcgagAAAATTtctaatataattattatttatgaTTAATACAAACTTAAAATCATACAAAATGTATGACAAATTAGTGCTTTGGCTATAATACAAAACGTATGACTTCATGTAAGAACCCTAAAAACATATTAGGGAAAATAACGAAGAAATCTATGTCACCTACCTATCTATATATCTATACCCTCTAGTCTATTATAAAATAACTTGGGACACGTATCACGTATTACTTTGTGGTTCAACGTCGCATCTCTTTTCCCACCAATTAGCCATTTTAATAACACGCGGGGATCTTTTAAATTCCACCCATAAAAAAATAATACGATAACAAATTCTACTTTTGCGAAGCATTACTATAAACATTGAACTTACAAATGAGGCTATAAAAGGGCAACAAATAATGAGTGTGCCTCTTATTACTCGATCCTTAGGTTTAACTTTAACATCTATGAATGAATGATAATGGCA encodes the following:
- the LOC110912053 gene encoding uncharacterized protein LOC110912053, encoding MATVVVTMDLDEATFLHYSKLDIPSQTCCPGRKIPSQTCCPDRKIPPLIRWRPALLLTPLGQTSNHVALWKSRPTGHHRHLFATRSQHHLPSTADDLFPLFYKYGKVVDVFIPRDRRTGDSRGFAFVRYKYADETQKAVDKLDGRVVDGREIMICNEFNENRVRPVFSGPDREPVALGLILYPSSLRVIWFAIRAEGVCDSCDYG